agagccattgtcaaagaacaggataaggtttttgataagatagaaactgctgagaaagtacctaccactgctcctgtagtacctgatcacaatattgagtttcctgatacttactataagagcaggtatggtaatgtgatgaatagaagatctaatccctgcagaattatcaaggtaaacagggggacaaaaagggctttcaatgttgtcagggagaacaatgttcaagaaaggattagttttgatgacttaagaactcttggattcagtgaatggatagaaatcttggagtatttcattggtaaaggtgagagtgctatcaagagtgctcttaagactgaactccaacagctgttcaagaaggcaactaagtttgggaatgcaccagtagttgatgttgatgaatttcttgctcaaaagcctaaagggaagcaacctactggtgaaggaccaactgggagaagccgaattgttctacctccttccatccctgtttttgaccctgctgaattacctctcctgttccctgaagcctggaagattaaacaagaggagctatctgatgaagaaagagaaagagaaagggataaagatagatagtctcctatgtgcttaacttgtatctttgtaatttactttttatttttgaattatcttgtaattattgtatatatctggTGTAATGTtagtaaagtgagtttatcttcaaaatcatatcaaattataagatatagataactcatcaaaagatcccaaaacaaacttaaagggacgaatttactgtctactctctctaggtccctaagtgctggctttagtgttttctcttcaagtcatgggttttgtcatcatcaaatagggggagattgttgagtccccaaaataattaaggatttaattatgacaaaacaatatttatttgcactaaagtgttatgtgcagccagcacacgtttgtttatgtatagtcagctaatatagctgtgtcgagtgtttagtatgctgcctagtctatcagcacaaggtagaaatgtattcttcgaatcagcacaggatgtgcacccagtaaatcaagaatatcaagtgactcagcatatgaaggaccagtaagtctggatattagcatacaacacaagacagccatgctccattacaagcatggtagtttcccagagtggtctacatcaacgcactattcaacagaagtcgaagacaaagttgaacagaaaaggacaggagtcggcggctgacaagtgaccttacaagaccacgtgggaatgcagaagtggaacgcatgtgcagacatgtgttatactttattcatacctagggaacacaacattccatttgtttaaatcaaatggtagtgccaaaccgaatgggtgtgttccagcaaatagctacctaagaggaaagaaggaaagcacgccttctgacacaattgtccccacaagtacaaggcatccaatgtactagtggacaatagattaattacacagttaatagaactactatatatattgttgtatccactattgtaaaaagtagtggtgtgggtttatctgttagagtcaaaaccgtgtaatagctttagtttatctcttagctataatctaggtaatctgtatcaaccaactatcatttccgccaaggatagttgtgattctttctgatttaatcaataaagaataacagttgaaaattacctgtgactctatcttatttactacataatactaaacgtgattaactgactagttaattaagaaaagaattgtattcacccccccctctacaatactcctgttgttattaagggaccaacaaccctCCTATAAACGAGCACATTGTCTCCCCCAAATAAGGTAaaatctcgggtaatcaagcccccccccTCGAgctcgagacctggtaccgggtgaattgcgcattatgcgcagcctctagtcacactccctttttggaCAATTAGGCATAGTCAaggattgaacccgggtggtgtgattCATTGGGCAACTCGATGGCCACTCAAGCAAGCTTGAGTGGTTAAGTTAAATAATACGAAGTAAAGCATATTTGAGTTCCTTTATTTCGGTTTCATGTTTCGTAGCGTTCTTTGGATTTTGTATGTCGTAATATCCGTATGCTTTCAGTTTTGGTTGTGTTACGATTGATTTTTTGGTTTGGTGAGGCTCGGTATAGATAATTCGTTAGGTTATGCTTTCTAGGTTCAAGCCTCATTAGGATCCTCTATTATTCTTCTTGTTGATTTcgttttcttttcgaaaacgtTTTCTGTTGTTATAAAAAGTTTTTGTTATTTTCGCCAAAAATAAAAGTTAACTGAGGATTCTTAATTCACAAAAAGATGAATTAATACGGGTTATTACTTAATTTAACCATAATCATTGTTCTAAAGCAAATTATTTCTTCATATACATAAAGAAAACTCGATTTATAGTCATCACAACAAAAAGTGAGTGATTGAATTGACAACTCAATATTTCGTCAGTGGCGAGATCCTATGATTTTTTAATGAAAAACTGAAGGACTTTGTAACATCTATTTCAGTGCGGTTGGATTTTGTTCAACTGCCCAAGGACTTGGTGCGCATCTTTTGTTGTTTTTACTGCTTGAAGTGATTGCTGCGACCATGAAGAAGTCTTCAAAATGTATAggataccactaaatttaactataagAACTCATATATTTTTAaaagctatattttttttttaggtaaacaaccactaaagtacttttaaaatataattatcCTTGAAAGTTTTTTGGAACTCCATCGAGTTTTCATCATGAATTCGATACTGATAACGTCAACACTATTTGACCACTTTGTGCCCATGAACGTACATAATTCTTCAAATACATATAAGGGGAACATGAGTTGGTATTAATTTGTTGATACATTAAAGAATTAACCCTTTTAGAATACGAACATCGCAGACAATTATTCAACTTTTTCCGATGGTCTCAAATTCACATATATGAATATTCCTTGTCATATGTATTCACCGTATAATTTCTAAAAATCAGACGGTATAAAATAAAAGTCATTATATGTGGGTCTCGTGTGTAGAAATTATCGTCAATCATCAGGGGCGAAGCCATGATTTTTGATCACTGGTGGCACAAAATAATATCGAAATATATCGAATCATAAAATTTCAAGTAACAAACTATGATTCACCAATAAAAAAAACAATAGAGTCCCTAAGTTACATATTATTccatttttataaaaagaaaaagGAAGGGAACTTCTCACCGAAGGAGGCAGTAGGAATGAAGGAGGCAAGAAGCTACCGCTTCTAGAATGGTTGCTTATCCTTCACTTCTTTAATAGCGTATCGTTATTTAAAAAAAAGTTTATGGAATCGAAAAAAGGGTTACGGTTGCGGAAACCAGAAAAAGTCGGGAACCATCGGTTACCTTTTGAGTCAAAGTATCGACGAGGCAAGTATTAATGCCTCTTACGATCTTTCTTTTCTTGAAACAATTCATAACTGTTTTATTCGTAGCTCGCTTCAAACTTAGGTGCTTTATCTAAATGTTTGATTcctattaaataattaaaatgggCATTCGAATAGCAAAATGGAATCATCTTAAATTCTTGAAGCAAAAGAGTTGGTCTTTGCAAAAAGGAAACCTCAGAACCTTCAAAATTAGTCGTTAATAACTTggatattatttaaaaatagtCTTTTGTAAATGGATAGTGATATATAGAGGGCTAAAGGTATAAAGCTATTGGAGTTGAGGGTTTATAATGTATATCTATATAATAATACGGTATCTAATGAAGATGTGaagtactccgtatttatttttccACCTCCACATCCCAATAAAAGTCAAAATAGTAGGTGGACTAGTCATAAGCTTGAAAGAGAAGTGTATATGCTTCGATGCCTCTAAAATGAAATTACATAAGCTTATATAGGCGAATTCAAATGGCATATTCCACCGAATATTTACCTAATAATTCAAGCGTACCTAATACGCATTATTTAGACACAATTTTTCACACTCGGGACCACTTTTGACCTTAAGGAAAAGGTCTGGCCCCACATAATAATTCACACACATTATTGATACAATAATTGACGAGAATTTCTACACACTGGACCCACGTATAATGACTTTTATTTTACACCGTCTAATTTTTAGAAATGTGGTCTCCACCACGCTTCGCTGGTCACTCTGATTGTAAAATTTAATCGAGCAATAAACAGAAGACTGGGAAGAGGTTATAGAAGAAGTTTGGAGTTTGAGCTAAACCCAGATCAGCAACTAAAAATATGTAGACAAAGAAGAGCGCAATTGGTACCGGCTGAGGTACTTTATGGCAGTAATAATCAAACTATCAGACATAGAGTCTACCAACACTACTCAGAGCAAAGAATACTCGGTGTAGGAGAATACAAACTGATCTAAGACTCTGTAATCAGCTCTGATACCAAGAACGGTTgtcctaaaaatataaaattaaagatTACGATGATAACGGATCGCTACTTCTATATCAGTACAAAGTTATAAACTGAAATACAGAAGTATTAAAATTGGTAAGACAAAGTATTTATAAAACACACCTTGATATTACACTCgataattttacaaacattgagaGAGAAGTGAATATGCTTCGATGCATCTCAAATGAAATTACATAAGCTTATATAGGCGAATTCAAATGGCATATTCCACCGAATATTCACCTAATAATTCAAGCGTACCTAATACACATTATTTAGACACAATTTTCCACACTTGGGACCCACCACTTTTGATCTTAAGGAAAAGGTCTGGCCCCACATAATAATTCACACACATTATTGATACAATAATTGATGATAATTTTTACACACGGGACCCACATATAATGACTTTTATTTTACACCGTCTAATTTTTAGAAATGTGATCTCCACCACGCTTCGCTATGCGAAGACTCTGTAATTTGCAAGACTATATTATTATGCTAGCTCATGTATTATGTTTGTCGTGTTTAATCCATTATAGTTTGTTGTTTGTCGGGTTTAGTCCATTATAGTTTGCTAGGGTATTTGACTATATATAGCCTCACTTTATGTACTACTCAAgggattatcaatatcaatatatcaCGTATATGTTTAACATGGTATTAAGAGCCTCTCTAACCATAATATCAAAACTAACGGTTGTGTTTCTTTTTCTTCAATAACGTATTCAACCATCCATTTTCTTGTTTTCTTTTTTCAGCATACAAATCAATTGATTGGTGTtgatagaaaaaaaaataaaaataaaaagacttGTTTAATAGCATAAGACAACACAAATAAAATCAATTGTGTGTGATAATCCCTTAGCCGCAATACACTTATTTTTCAATCGCTTATGACACCTCCTAGatcaattaattaattttaattgatTCTTTATATTGATCAATTACCTATATTCTTCAGTATCGCCTCACAATCAATTAATTTAATTGATTCATTTAGTTGATGCCATAcacttctttttattttatttgcaCCATAGCCTCATATAGTTGCCCGTTACCTCACGAAgagaaaaacaaaaaataaaaaataaaacaaaaataacccGCCTCATGCACACCTCTTTTTTGTTAAGTATTAGTCACATATCTTCAATTAGTTTATTCTTTGTAATTCATCTTGTAGTGGATTCTTGCAAATTGTCAACCGACACAATACTTTATCATCTTGGAAGCCACAACATCATATCATCATAGATTCTAGAGgttatatttttgtgggttgttcaTGTAACTTGCAACAACCATCGTATTATCTTAGAAGCTAAACGTCAATTTTAATTATGGAATATCTTCAGGCGCAACGCGTAACCAATGTTCAAAAGGTTTCCCatggagagagagagagtgagtgagAGAAACTTCAACGGAGTTGCACCCAAAGGGGTTGAGGAAGCTTCACGCACTGCAGGGATCAAGATCAGGGAAAGAAATTCAGATGGTAACTACTCGCACCCGCACACGGGTACAAACGGCAGCATCAAATCCTTCTTCTTTTTCAATTTCCCGGAGGATTGGAATATCACGGACCTGTGGAAGTTCTTCAAGAGCTATGGTACACTTAAGGAAGTCTTTTTTCCTCCAAAGAAAAGAATGAAGGGCGGGAAAAGATTCGATTTTGTAAGATACGAAGGAGTAAGAGATCAAGATATGGAAGGTTTTGCAAGAAAGTTAAGCTCACCATTTGCTGGAGATCTTAACTTGAAGGCATTCATCGCCTGGGAAAGAGGATACAACCAACAACAATCTACGGGCATGAAAAACTACCATCACAATGACAACCTCAAGCATCCTAAGGTTATCGATAACACGTATGTTGATGGCAGAAGCTACAGAAAGGTGGTAGATGCGAGAGAAATAATATAAGGGAGAAGAAAGGCGAAAGAAGATAAAGAGATAAGAATGGTTCATGCTTCTGCGGATCTTGATGACTGCAAACTTTTAGAGTGCGCAATAATCGGCAGTGTTAAAAAATATGATTACATTGAACAATTTGGTGATATTTGCGCATCAGAGGGTTTGCAGGAAGGATTTAATATTAAGTATCTTGGGGGCTATGATATTATGCTCACTTTTGATAAACCTCATGTGGCTAATAAGATTATCAAAGACAATAAACACTTTCTTCACACTTGGCTAAAAAATGTTAGAATCTGGGACCGACAGCAGCAGTTATCAGGTAGATTCACATGGCTAAGTATCACGGGGGTCCCGGTGTCAGTTTGGAATATTAAAACTTTCATGGATATTGCCAACTGGTGGGGTAATCCTATTGACACTATTAACTGTAAGATTGTGGGTCACCAAAGTCTTATCATCGGTAAAGTTCTCATATACACGTTGAATTCTGAAGTGGTGAGAGGTAGAGTTTATCTGATTGTAGATTCTAAAAAAATTCCTGTATACGTTACGGAAGAGCTTAGTGATATTGAGGATGCAGAGATTGATGAACCGTACAAAAATAGGTGGGATGATGAGAACTCAAATGAGGAGCATTCTGATGGTGAATCATTCATGAATGAAGTTAGGAATGTGTTTAATCCGGATGATAATGTATGTGACATCGATCGTAGGTCTAATGATGAGTAGGACGATGACGTTGTTTGCAAATCAGCAGAAGTTCATTTGAATTATTCAAAAGATGGTGAGGACCACCGGAATGTTTCCGGTAAGAAGATGAGGAGACAACAATCAGGCGGAGAGAGAGATAGCCGCCTAGAGTCTGGGAATTCAAAATGTTTTGGAACTCAGGAAAAGTTCTCTGACAATAATAATGGTGCCCCATTTTCCAAAAATATGAGTGATAATATTCTCAGTAACCTAGGTAACCCCCAGATACCCACTCCTGGTAACCCTAACAATCCCAGTGGGCCCAATCACACTTTTGGGCCGATGCCAGCTAATAAACCCATGAACTTAACTAGCCCACCTTCTCCTAAAATGTCCAACTCTAAGATGCACACCCCCATAAATACTCACACTCATTCCCCTACAGCCCAACCCGATATTATTTTAACCCCAGCCCATCATCACTCTTCAGCCCAAGCATCTGAACCTATAAACTACCAGAAGTTCGATTCATCGATCTCACCTTCATCCCCACCCACACCCACATCAAATCAGCGAAAATCACCTTCCCCAATACAAACCCTTAGCCCTAATCGTTCAATCCCAACATCCACTCTTACACCCTCCCCTATTCTCGATACTTTCGAAATTGATGAGACCCAAGATGATGGAACAGACTCACCTTTGGCAGATAACCCTTTTCACATCGACGATATTAGTTCTAATCCACAGATTGTTTCACAGCTCAATGGTAGCATCAAAATGAGTGGTGTTAGGGAAGATGTTTCTAATATGCCCAAATTTAAAAGGGTAGCTCGAAAAACCTCGGTCACTTCAAAAACCCATCAAGAGGATAATGGTAAATCAAAGAAGAATGATCACATGACAAATTGGACAGGTACGTCTAAATTCCTTCACATCAAACATCTGGCGAGAAGTGCTCAAAAAGGTAATCTTTCGCAATTCAAGATCAAGAGAAGCAAATCCACAACGGTGAAAAGTGTTAGCAAGAAATCCAGATCAAAAGATTCATCTAAGGTTAACAATTCATCAACTAGTGTCGAAATTAAAGAATTGGGGGAAATAATTGGAGTTCGCTGGCAGGCCAGACAATAGGCTGGTTACTCTAATTCGTTTATTTATTTCTTAATGATTGTTATGTCACTGAATGTTCGTGGAGTGGGGCAAGACGGTAAGCTCAATTGGTTACGAAATTTATGTGGAAAGGAAAAACCTATTGTGTTATGTCTACAGGAAACAAAATGTGGATAAATTGAGGATCACTGGATTGAAGGATTTTGGGGATCGGATAATTTCAAATACATTCAAAAGTTTGCTCAAGGCTTCTCTGGAGGTATGCTTATGGACTTATGGTTTGGGACCATTCTATTTTCAAAGTTAACCAAGCAATTGAAGGCGAATTTGACCTTGCGGCTAAAGGTCTAGTCGAAGGTATTGACTCGGAGGTTGCCATAGTCAATGTCTACGGACCCCATACTACGGCTAAAAAGACTCGATTCTTAAGCGAGCTTGAAAAGTTGCTGCAATTTAAAGACATGCCATGGATTTTGTGTGGAGATTTCAACGAGGTTAGGAGTCAAGGGGAACGTTTGAACACTGTTTTCAACCAAAATCGGGTAGACATTTTCAACCTTTTCATCAACAACAATCGACTTATTGAAGTCCCACTAGAAGGTAAAAAGTTTACTCGTATCTGTGATAATGGAATTAAATTTAGCAAGTTAGACAGGTTTTTGGTATCCGAGGAATTATGCCAATTATGGCCCAATCTTTCAGCCACCACGCTTGATAAGCATATTTCTGATCACTGCCCCATAATACTTCGTAATGGTTTCAAGGATTTCGGCCCCAAACCCACCCGAGTTTTTAACGAATGGTTGTTTCTTGATGGGGCAGAGGATGTTGTTATTAATGGGTGGAATTTGCCTGTATCGGGATCTAGGCCTGACTGCATTCTCCGTAATAAAATGAAGAATGTAAGGGCTGAACTGAAATAACATAGCCAGTCTCTAAACAATCTCAGCGAGAAAATCCTAAACCATTCGAAAGCTGTAGATAATTGGGAATTAATTGCTGAATCGAGGGATCTATCTGAGCAAGAACGACATTCGTGGTTGGAAGAGAAGAAACAATGGATTGCTAAAGAAAAAATCCAAACTAATATGTGGAAACAAAAATCACGTATTAAGTGGACACTTGAAGGGGATGAAAACTCGAAGTTTTTTCATAATTGTATTAAAAGAAGGGGTAATAAGAACTGCATTAGAGGTATTTCCATAGACGGTACCTGGACTGATGATCCACAAAAAATAAAAGAAGAGGTATTTGATTATTTCTCCAATATT
This genomic window from Rutidosis leptorrhynchoides isolate AG116_Rl617_1_P2 chromosome 2, CSIRO_AGI_Rlap_v1, whole genome shotgun sequence contains:
- the LOC139888127 gene encoding uncharacterized protein; this translates as MVWDHSIFKVNQAIEGEFDLAAKGLVEGIDSEVAIVNVYGPHTTAKKTRFLSELEKLLQFKDMPWILCGDFNEVRSQGERLNTVFNQNRVDIFNLFINNNRLIEVPLEGKKFTRICDNGIKFSKLDRFLVSEELCQLWPNLSATTLDKHISDHCPIILRNGFKDFGPKPTRVFNEWLFLDGAEDVVINGWNLPVSGSRPDCILRNKMKNVRAELK